From the Bacteroidia bacterium genome, one window contains:
- a CDS encoding phosphatase PAP2 family protein: protein MKRFAPAIISLSLFSVIAVLQAGGMLQQVDESVLLMIRGAHPDHPPASSWLLPLLYVVTWFGDFPALLFVATIATGLLLFSKRKPEASSFACSAILGVLLMLVLKEVFARPRPQVVPALADVSTLSFPSGHALMSVAVYVPLAMILLRTFPQKNAQCFTAFGLFLLVIGFSRLYLGVHYLTDVLAGWVLGVFVVVVCRRSIAGSVGSTVPTHNTVELTGGNPTETDEE, encoded by the coding sequence ATGAAACGTTTCGCTCCGGCGATCATCAGTCTTTCGCTTTTCTCTGTTATCGCGGTACTTCAGGCGGGCGGAATGCTTCAGCAAGTGGATGAGTCTGTTCTTCTGATGATTCGCGGCGCGCATCCGGATCATCCGCCAGCATCCTCGTGGTTGTTGCCCTTGCTGTATGTTGTTACGTGGTTCGGGGATTTTCCAGCATTGCTGTTTGTTGCCACGATCGCAACAGGGCTTCTTCTGTTTTCAAAGCGCAAACCCGAAGCGTCTTCGTTCGCCTGCTCCGCTATCCTCGGAGTACTTTTGATGCTCGTTCTCAAAGAGGTATTCGCACGTCCAAGACCTCAGGTCGTTCCGGCTCTCGCGGACGTGAGCACGCTCAGCTTTCCGAGCGGACACGCTCTGATGTCTGTTGCGGTGTACGTACCTCTGGCAATGATACTGCTACGGACGTTCCCGCAGAAGAACGCACAATGTTTCACGGCATTCGGTCTGTTTTTGCTGGTGATCGGTTTCAGCCGTCTCTATCTCGGCGTTCATTATCTGACAGATGTTCTGGCGGGTTGGGTGCTGGGCGTGTTCGTCGTGGTCGTTTGCCGGCGGTCAATCGCCGGTTCTGTCGGCTCAACGGTGCCGACGCACAATACTGTCGAGTTGACGGGGGGGAATCCCACGGAGACGGACGAGGAGTGA
- a CDS encoding arginine deiminase family protein: MRSISINSEIGQLRRVILHAPGQEIERMTPSNAAEVLYDDILHLPRALQEHNQLEYVLSQVSETCEVMDLLRETMEIDEARESLLTRLCTAVGYPDEIASLRALSSVDLVFALMTGTLKRNDTLERYLSPGLYALPPLPNFFFMRDAAMCVNDKIITGSMANRVRVAEAIIMEHIFRWHPGFSPGSFYVDGTLDSSADLTIEGGDVLILREDVVCIGNSERTSIRGIDTLIQSFAEGGTIRHVIVVELPKERATIHLDMIFTMVDSDACVVFPPLITGHRACRTIHVEIDNGRVRSIRDRTNLLTALKSIGLDLEPIPCGGSDPVRQEREQWTSGANFFAFAPGKIIGYGRNKRTFEELDSRGFRIVRFGELYDGGVDLSTLGRCAVSIEGAELSRGGGGCRCMTLPVLRDASPL; the protein is encoded by the coding sequence ATGCGCTCCATATCCATCAATTCTGAAATCGGACAACTTCGTCGCGTGATACTGCACGCGCCTGGACAGGAAATCGAACGCATGACGCCGTCCAATGCGGCCGAAGTGCTGTACGACGATATTTTGCACCTTCCCAGAGCACTGCAGGAGCACAATCAGCTGGAGTACGTCTTGTCGCAGGTGAGCGAGACCTGCGAGGTCATGGATTTGCTGCGGGAAACCATGGAAATCGACGAGGCGCGGGAAAGTCTGCTCACACGCCTCTGCACCGCGGTGGGCTATCCCGATGAAATAGCGTCGCTCCGCGCGCTTTCCTCCGTTGATCTGGTATTCGCACTGATGACAGGGACGTTGAAGCGCAACGACACGCTGGAGCGCTATCTGAGTCCCGGGTTGTACGCCCTTCCGCCTCTTCCGAATTTCTTCTTCATGCGCGATGCGGCAATGTGCGTCAACGACAAAATCATTACCGGCTCCATGGCCAATCGCGTCCGCGTCGCCGAGGCCATCATCATGGAGCATATTTTTCGTTGGCATCCCGGATTTTCTCCGGGAAGCTTCTATGTCGACGGTACTTTGGACAGCAGTGCCGATCTCACGATCGAAGGTGGCGACGTGCTGATCCTCCGGGAAGACGTTGTCTGTATAGGAAACAGCGAACGGACGTCCATACGAGGTATTGATACGCTGATTCAGTCCTTCGCTGAGGGAGGTACTATCCGGCACGTTATTGTCGTGGAATTGCCGAAGGAAAGAGCCACCATTCACCTCGACATGATTTTTACCATGGTGGACAGCGATGCCTGCGTCGTCTTCCCGCCGCTGATCACCGGCCATCGCGCATGCAGAACCATTCATGTGGAAATAGACAACGGGCGCGTACGCTCAATACGCGACAGAACGAATCTGCTCACGGCTCTGAAAAGTATCGGCCTCGATCTGGAACCCATCCCCTGCGGGGGAAGCGATCCTGTTCGGCAGGAGCGCGAACAATGGACCTCGGGAGCAAACTTTTTCGCGTTCGCGCCGGGTAAAATCATCGGCTACGGTCGTAATAAGCGGACGTTCGAGGAATTGGACAGTCGGGGATTCCGGATTGTCCGCTTCGGTGAGCTGTACGACGGTGGGGTGGATCTTTCCACTCTCGGGCGCTGTGCCGTCAGTATCGAAGGTGCGGAACTATCCCGAGGCGGCGGCGGATGCCGCTGCATGACGCTCCCCGTGCTCCGTGACGCATCGCCTCTGTAA
- a CDS encoding phenylalanine 4-monooxygenase, which produces MSRTERTCTTHTIPVMEFFQKSARNNAMADDTLNSAATSDADSKSAYARYAEQEDIDPRCIPIKLDGPVPEHDAITYPDYPPHDHETWRALYERQAQQLPGRACDEYLEGMRILDLRPDRLPSLRDISLTLDAMVGWRVARIPGLLDTNDFFSFMARAHFPSTDYIRQPEELEYTPAPDCFHDIFGHMPTLTNPFFSKFFQFFAQTFLNVSEPREIRMLERFYWFTVEFGLINTGQGRRIYGAGILSSPKEVLHSLSDQVEVLPFDPARLGSQEYDVWHLQPILFAIESFEQLDSEFRDWARFMKWN; this is translated from the coding sequence ATGTCCAGAACAGAACGCACCTGTACTACCCATACCATCCCCGTGATGGAGTTTTTCCAGAAGTCAGCAAGGAACAACGCCATGGCCGACGATACTCTGAATTCTGCCGCCACCAGCGATGCCGACAGCAAATCCGCCTACGCTCGATATGCCGAACAGGAGGATATCGATCCCCGCTGCATTCCGATCAAACTGGACGGACCGGTTCCGGAGCACGATGCCATCACGTATCCGGATTACCCTCCGCACGATCATGAGACCTGGCGCGCACTGTACGAACGCCAGGCGCAGCAGCTTCCAGGCCGGGCCTGCGACGAGTATCTCGAAGGGATGCGTATACTCGATCTGCGTCCGGACAGGCTCCCAAGTCTGCGTGACATCAGTCTGACACTGGATGCGATGGTCGGCTGGCGAGTGGCGCGCATACCGGGTTTGCTGGACACGAACGATTTTTTCAGTTTCATGGCACGGGCGCACTTCCCTTCCACCGATTATATCCGTCAACCGGAGGAGCTGGAGTACACCCCCGCTCCTGACTGTTTTCACGATATTTTCGGGCACATGCCCACGCTGACGAATCCCTTTTTCTCCAAGTTTTTTCAGTTTTTCGCGCAGACCTTTCTCAACGTGAGTGAACCGCGGGAAATACGCATGCTCGAACGCTTTTACTGGTTCACAGTGGAGTTCGGCCTGATAAACACCGGTCAGGGACGTCGTATTTACGGCGCCGGTATCCTCAGTTCTCCGAAGGAAGTCCTGCACTCGCTATCCGATCAGGTGGAAGTCCTGCCTTTCGATCCTGCCCGCCTCGGGTCGCAGGAGTACGACGTTTGGCATCTTCAGCCGATTCTCTTTGCGATTGAAAGTTTTGAGCAACTGGACAGTGAATTTCGGGACTGGGCGCGGTTTATGAAATGGAATTGA
- a CDS encoding GDSL-type esterase/lipase family protein: MTSVRGRFALAICFLVLLLFQTSLRAQQVPDRLRIVVLGSSTAEGVGASTPDSAWVRRYAEVLRRQNPAYEVINLARGGYTSFHLQSSGFIPPEGRPAPDSARNITKALSLLPDAIILTLPSNDAAWDMSTLEQIENFERIDAEASSAGVRMWVSTTQPRNLTQAQRQNLITMRDWLQGRFAERGLDFWTGLATSDGSIAPWADFGDGIHLNDAGHAVLAQRAAEARIPEMLGSTTAVLSRNSRPRPSVQMYPQPARDHVTIRIDLDSPGAIIFSIYDVLGRRIRDVHRGMVSNGGVTLEVRTNRLASGIYPWVLQHNGRISSGRIVVGT, encoded by the coding sequence ATGACATCGGTTCGCGGGCGCTTTGCGCTAGCCATTTGCTTCCTCGTTCTTCTTCTCTTCCAGACGTCGCTCCGCGCGCAACAAGTACCGGACCGCCTGCGCATCGTCGTGCTTGGTTCGAGCACGGCCGAGGGTGTCGGTGCATCCACGCCTGACAGCGCGTGGGTCCGGCGTTATGCTGAAGTGCTGCGCCGGCAAAATCCCGCTTACGAGGTTATCAATTTGGCGCGAGGAGGATACACATCTTTTCATCTGCAGTCCAGCGGCTTCATCCCTCCCGAAGGAAGGCCCGCTCCCGACTCGGCACGGAACATCACCAAAGCTTTGTCCCTTCTTCCCGATGCCATCATTCTGACCCTGCCTTCGAACGATGCCGCCTGGGACATGAGCACGCTGGAGCAAATAGAAAATTTTGAACGCATTGACGCCGAGGCGTCGTCGGCTGGTGTCCGAATGTGGGTAAGCACGACGCAGCCGAGAAATCTGACACAGGCCCAGCGGCAGAATCTCATCACCATGCGCGACTGGCTCCAAGGCAGGTTTGCGGAGCGCGGTCTCGATTTCTGGACCGGACTGGCGACCAGTGATGGAAGCATCGCGCCCTGGGCTGATTTCGGTGATGGAATTCATTTGAACGACGCGGGTCACGCGGTACTGGCGCAGCGTGCAGCCGAGGCACGCATTCCGGAAATGCTCGGAAGCACGACAGCGGTGTTGTCACGCAATTCCCGACCCCGACCATCGGTGCAAATGTACCCACAGCCGGCACGTGATCATGTAACGATTAGGATTGATCTCGATTCCCCTGGTGCGATCATTTTCTCCATCTACGATGTACTCGGACGCCGTATCCGTGATGTGCATCGCGGCATGGTTTCCAACGGCGGGGTCACGTTGGAGGTACGCACAAACCGCTTAGCTTCCGGTATCTATCCGTGGGTGTTGCAGCATAACGGGCGCATAAGCAGCGGCCGCATCGTTGTCGGAACCTGA
- a CDS encoding TlpA family protein disulfide reductase — MTFIRNLMRYITLTVSFVAILTWTASAQVAEKLTTPEWKEFKASIAEFDMIMHAMQKLQDENPEAANDPMKMQELLGDKMTRFYELYQTIPQKLPSDLKDITEFDDYGIDELRVLKYATTIAQNFSSALDVNLSLVQLVKDPDSIRSMSAESAQFAVFADRLELAEGMLKDGALDSAEHMQRVMLFNSMSGAYAGRKDPERAREYSLLAMKSSGEALRSARTGLNKDQYPQIEAYLAQQTGSSAAEILYVLKEAGDAHVLEQYRQLLMKALAEENAWPAFERAMNEQLTRIEKDKSALNQPAAEWKEHQWIGSKPLSLAALKGKVVLVDFFATWCRPCIMAFPYLKQWQEKYEAKGLVIVGLTNYQGRYDGASQKPEEEFAKLRDDFIPKHSITWPVGVEKGGRQTMLDYEVQGIPHVVLIDRQGKIQYVKVGASDYDKTERKIQELLAQ; from the coding sequence ATGACCTTTATTCGAAACCTCATGCGATACATCACGCTGACCGTGTCATTCGTTGCCATTCTGACCTGGACGGCTTCGGCACAGGTCGCGGAAAAGCTGACCACACCCGAATGGAAGGAATTCAAAGCGAGCATTGCCGAATTCGACATGATCATGCATGCGATGCAAAAACTGCAGGATGAGAATCCTGAAGCGGCGAACGACCCCATGAAAATGCAGGAGCTGCTCGGCGATAAAATGACGAGGTTTTACGAATTGTATCAGACCATACCGCAAAAACTTCCTTCCGATCTCAAGGATATTACGGAGTTCGACGACTATGGCATTGACGAACTCAGGGTGTTGAAATATGCTACCACCATCGCGCAGAATTTTTCCTCGGCCCTTGACGTCAACCTTTCGCTCGTTCAACTGGTGAAGGATCCGGATTCGATACGGAGCATGAGCGCGGAGTCGGCACAATTCGCGGTTTTCGCCGACAGACTGGAGCTGGCAGAAGGCATGCTCAAAGACGGCGCGCTGGATTCCGCCGAGCACATGCAACGCGTGATGCTTTTCAACAGCATGAGTGGTGCATATGCAGGACGAAAGGACCCTGAACGCGCCCGTGAATACAGTCTTCTCGCCATGAAGTCCAGCGGTGAGGCCCTCCGTTCCGCCCGGACCGGACTCAACAAGGATCAGTATCCGCAGATCGAAGCGTACCTCGCACAGCAAACTGGCAGCTCGGCGGCTGAAATTCTCTATGTACTCAAGGAAGCCGGAGACGCGCATGTGCTCGAGCAATACCGGCAATTGCTGATGAAAGCCCTTGCCGAAGAGAATGCATGGCCGGCTTTCGAGCGCGCAATGAATGAACAACTGACGCGTATCGAGAAGGATAAAAGCGCTCTGAACCAACCCGCCGCGGAATGGAAAGAGCATCAGTGGATCGGAAGCAAGCCACTCTCACTCGCTGCTCTCAAGGGCAAGGTTGTCCTCGTGGACTTTTTCGCTACCTGGTGCCGTCCGTGCATCATGGCCTTTCCCTATCTCAAACAGTGGCAGGAAAAGTACGAAGCCAAAGGGCTGGTGATCGTCGGACTGACAAATTATCAAGGGCGCTATGATGGAGCGAGTCAGAAACCCGAAGAGGAATTTGCGAAGCTGCGTGACGATTTCATTCCGAAACACAGTATTACCTGGCCTGTGGGTGTAGAAAAGGGCGGCCGTCAAACGATGCTCGATTACGAGGTGCAGGGTATTCCGCACGTCGTCCTTATCGATCGCCAGGGCAAAATCCAGTATGTGAAAGTCGGCGCCAGCGATTACGACAAGACCGAAAGGAAGATTCAGGAGTTGCTCGCCCAATGA